From Oceanispirochaeta sp.:
ACTCCAGGCAGTCATTCATGTTCCTGGCATTCTCGGCTATGGTATCGTTCTCACTGAATCCGTACATGGCGGCGATACCCTTGGCAACACTCTCTGTCGGAAGGATGGATACCGCCTTCTCGCAGCTTTCCCGGGCCATAATAGCTGCCGGAATAATATTTTTATTGTTTGTAATGATGATGATGTGTTCGTTATTAATCCTATGCAGAGCCTCTGAGATTTCCCGGGCGGAAGGCAGTTTCTCGTCATAGGAGAGAGCATACTCGGCACCCAGATTCCGGAAGATCACTGTAAAACCATCTCCCGGGACACACACAAGTACAGCATTATCCGTGGCTTCCGCCTTCTTGTTGAAAAGGTTCACCTGATCCTGCATGTCCTCAATTTTTGTCTTTTCTATGACTCCGAACTTCGACAGATATTCGATGATCTCATCGGGATCATTCGTATGAATGTGCAGTTTGAGAAGTTCCGACTCATTGACCAGGGCAATACTGTTTCCTCTTTCTCTTAAAAATATTCTCAAATCTTCAGGGGGAATTTCCTGATCGGTCCTGACCAGAATTTCCGTACAAAACCGAAAACTGATTGTATTCATTTCTTCCGAAGCAGAAGGTTTTTCTGGAGGAAATCTATAGTCATCTTCCTTTTCTTCAACTGGTTCAACCCCAGTCAGACCCGAAAGAAATCCATCAAAAAGAAGGATAAAGCCGAGAGCTCCTGAATCGATCACACCAGCCTTTGCCAGGACTGGGAGTTCACGGGGGGTGTTTTCAAGAGCAGCCCTGGCTGCAGACAGGGCACCGGAAAAAATAGTCCGGATATCCACATCTGCCACGGTCCTCATATATTCACTCATGGCGGCAATGATGGTAATCATGGTTCCTTCTGTTGGTGAAAACAGAGAGGTATTGACCAGAAAAGACCCCTGAGAGAATCGATCTCCCAGTCCAGCCGAAGAGATGGCATTCTGGTTTTCCCCGGCATCAGCGAGTTCGGCAAAAAACCCGGCAAAAAATCGGGCCAGAATAAAACCGGAGTTTCCCCGGCTGTGGTTATTGAGTTCTTCACAAAAGATACGGGCAATATCACTCAGAGTCGCCGGATTATATTCCTCCAGTCTGGAAACCGCGGCCTTCAGACTGCTGGACATATTGGATCCCGTATCACCGTCAGGAACAGGAAAAACATTCAGGTTATTCAATATCCTGTGATTTTTTTCCAGGTGATGCGAGGCTTTTACAAAAGATTCCTTGAGTAAATCAGCATCAATGCTGGTCATTTTAAAATTCCTTGTCATCCTGTAAAATAGTATAGCCTATGTCATAAAAATCCGGCCCCGCATGGGGCATATTACTATGATTTGTATAGTGGATTTCGGCATGAACCTTAAAATCCTGCTCTTCCAGGAGGGCTTTTAAATGGGCCGCTTCCTTCTCGTGGGGCCCGATGACAGATAGAACGGCCCTCAGGGCGGTGCCCTTGTTTGCAGCCATATCTTCACAGATCATTTTAATGAACCTTTGATTGGCCTGGGTGTAATTTTTCACTTTCCCGATTGATTTCAGGACTCCCGGCTGTTCAGAAGATCCAAGGAGGGCAATGATCTTCATGGCCGTGCCCATGACGGCCTTAGCCAGTCCGATTCTGCCGGTTCTATGAAGGTAAAAAAGATCATATACCACACCCAGATGCCGTGTATTGGCTCTTGTTCTCAGGATATATTCTTTCAATTCTTCATATTCCATCCCCCGATTCAAGGCTTCGCCAGCCTGCTGGACAATCACTGAGTAGGCCCCGGTCAGATGCTGGGCATCAATATGCACAATATCCAGGTCTTCAAACTCGGTCAGGAGTTTGTTGATCACCGCAATGGTTGCCGTAGAGGCTTTACTGCTCTGATGAAGGGAGATGATCTTCTCACCCTTGTGCCTGAGGTAGATTTCACGAAGATCCTCTTCTCTTAAACCCGAGGTGGTGACCTTATTATCCTTGTCCTTGAGAAGCAAGCGGAGTTTATCCTTAGCCTCCCGGCTCATGTCCATGGAAACAGGATATTCCTCACCGTTTAAAAACAGGGGATATTCTGCAACTTCCACCCCGAGTTCCTTGACGGTAGGGGGTTCCAGCTGCAGGGCTGAATCGACAACTAATACCATTTTTGACTCCTTTCAAGACGAATATTTATGAGGATTATCAGGAATCCTCAGGGTAATAGGACTCAGAGGATAAGAGACACAGGGATGAATCCATCCGAATTTCCGGTCGGCCATCCGGAGACCGGTTAGGCCAGGATCAACCGCAATTTCTCCTGAAACCAGCTGACTGCGGCACCAGCCGCACTCTCCGGATCGGCAGAAAGCCGGAGGTTCCAGCCCATGGCGCTCCATTGACGTCAGAAGAGTCTCTTTGGAAGAGGCACTGATACGGACTTCCAATCCCCGGATGAATACATTCAATTGATAGTCCGTTTGGGTAAGGGAGTGCTTCGTACCCTCACCATAGTTCTCTCTCCTGAAATATTTTTTTCGGAGTGAAAAATCGGAAAGGACTTTTTCCATATGCTGGTGAAGTCCCGGAGGGCCGCAAAGAAAGAAGGAATGACTGCCATCAGTCATTGCTCCCAGCTCTTTCCGGATCAACGGGGCATCAATAAAGCCGCTGTATCCCTGCCAGGAAGAAGGACTTTCCTGAACGACCGGAACCAGGGTCAATCGACCGGGGTTCTTCTCGGCGAGAGTCTCAAAATGTTTGGCAAAGGCATAGTCTTCCAGATGGATCATACCATAGAACAGAGTCGCCTTCAGTTCCTTGTGATTTTCCAGCTCTTCCGTGAGGATAGATCGGAAGGGAGTAATCCCCGACCCACCGGCGATACAGACCAGCTGGGAGGCATCCCGTAATGGTTCATAATAAAAAGCTCCCTGTGGGCCGGAAGCGGAAAGGGAAGATCCGGGAATCCAGTTTCTGAAGACGGCATCACTGAAAAATCCGTCATTCACCTTATCTTTCCGTTTGATTGAAATGTCGTAATAATTACCTTCCCGAGATTCTCCGGGGGAAGATGAGATGGAAAAGGGCCTGTTGAGGATCATCCCCTCCTCTTCAAAGGACAGTACAAGATACTGTCCGGCACGGAAGGATGCAATTCTATTTCCCGGAGTCACAGGCACAAGACGAAAAGTCTTAATATCCGGACTTTCCTCCAGGAGAGACTCAATAATAAGATCCTGTCTTGCAGGATGGAGTGTCCGGGAAAGGGTATTGATATACCCTTGTTCCAGCCTGTGGGCTGAAGCAGCATTAAATATCTTTTTCCTTAGTTTTATATGTTTCCCGAAGGCAAGCAGATCGATCAGGCTGTTTTTAATAACGACTTTCAAGATACAGCCCCCTTGGGAGATAAGGCCCTTTCAACCGCCGCCCGGCCGGAGAGGATGGAACTGCCGTATCCATGAGACCGATAGGAGTAACCGCCGCAAAACTGGAGTCCCTGAATATAGTTCTCTTCCTGGAGGGACAGAGCCCGGGGGAGGATGGCATCCCAGGGTTCGGGCTCATAACCGTAGACCAGTCCGTTGTAGGAATCGGTGTACCGGGCAAAGGTCTGGGGAGTGGCTATTTCTATCTCTTCAATATGGCTGCGCAGATCCACGCCGGTCGCCATTTCAAACTGAGTTATCATGATATCGGCAAGGACTTCTTTGGACTGGACATAGGTTTCGGGAGTCACCTCCCTCCAGGCATCAGCGCTTTGTCCCGCCGCCATGGAGAGGATGGTCGTTCCCGGAGGAGAACAATCCGGATTGGCTGCATTCAGGCAGACCGCCGCCTGCATCAGCTCGGTACTATGGATATCATGAATGGTATCATACAGCCTGGACGTATCCATGTGAGGAGCGATGAAATAACTGTAGTCCTCCAGACCCAGGGTCTTGTAATCGATGTCCAGGCCCAGATAAACAACCACCAGACTGAACCCGTGAATCCGGGAGTTTACATTTTTAAGAGCCATCTCGGGTATGGACGAGACGGGGGAAATCAAAGTGTTGAATACCCTGGTGGGGGATGTATTGCAGATCACATTTTTAGTCTGAATGATTTCTCCCGAGGCCAGCTTCACCGATTGGATACGGTTCTGATCCACTTCAATTTTATCGACTCTGCTGTTGAACCAGACAGACCCTCCCAGGGCTTCAATTTTTTGAATAAAAGCCGAGGCAATTTCATGAGACCTGTCTTTGGGAATGACCGCCCCGCTGGCAATGTAGGAATTCAGAAGGGCCGCCCAGAGAGTAAAAGACATCCGGTCCATAGGGACACCGAGATAACACCAGTAGGCATAAAGGATATCCCGGGCCTTCCGGGGAACCTTCAGGACATCCGCCACCTCTTCCGCAGTATACGAGCCGGTACGGATAAAATTTCCGTGTTTTCTCAGCAATTCCAGGTAGTTCAGATCATCCTGATGATTGTTCAGGTAGGCAAAAGAGTCCTGAACCTCCAGGCAAAGGGCCATGTAGTTGCTTACAGATTCCCTGCTTCCAGGCACTTCTTTTTCAATGACATCGATCAGGTTTTCTCTGCCGAAGGGCATACGCACATTCACATTTTCATCCGTCAGGATGACCCTGTAGGCTTCGGGAATGGACAGAAAAGTAATATCCAGATCGGCATCATCCTTTAAGTAGCGGATGACTCCCGAGGCCTCTTTAATTGATCTTAAATCGGGTAATTCATGAAGGGAGGGTTCAAACTCGAAGCGTCCCCGGACAAAACTGGAGGCATAACCTCCCGGGAGGTTGTGCTGTTCCAGAAGCAGAGTCTTCTGTCCTTTACGGCACAATTCAAAGGCAGCACAGAGTCCTCCCAGACCTGCACCCACAACGATGGCGTCATATTGCATAATGGAATTCAGTATATCAGTAAAATGATCAACCGTGTAATTTTTTACTCTCCGTTGAAATGCTGATTGGCAGAGCCGAAATCTTTGGTTATCATGGTGTATGATTAAAAAATTCATAGCCTATTACAGACCACACAATAAACTTTTTATTCTGGATATGTTCTGTGCGGTCTCGGCATCGGTGCTGGCCATTTTCTTTCCTTTTTTGACCCGGTCACTCCTGGCTACATCTCTTCCCTCAAAAAACATTCTCCTCATCAGGAATACCCTCATCCTGATGCTGAGCATATATATATTGAAAGCCTTTCTGACCTACATCCGGGTTAAATGGGGCCACATCCTGGGAGTCAGGATAGAGGCGGATATGAGGAAAGATCTGTTTGCCCATATACAAAAGCTGTCCTTCAGCTACTTTGACAGGGTGAAAACCGGGCACCTCATGAGCCGTATTTCAAACGATCTCAGTGTCATCGCCGAGGTAGCCCACCATGCTCCCGAAGACCTGATCATCTCCATTATCATCCTCATCATGGCCTACATCATGATGTTTGTTTTCAACACATCCCTGGCACTGATCTCCCTTATACCCATCCCGTTGATGCTCTTCTGGGGACTCTATATGGGTAAGAGATTAAGGAAAGGATTCCGAACTATCCGAAAGGAAATAGCCGATATAAACAGCACTGTTGAA
This genomic window contains:
- a CDS encoding DegV family protein encodes the protein MVLVVDSALQLEPPTVKELGVEVAEYPLFLNGEEYPVSMDMSREAKDKLRLLLKDKDNKVTTSGLREEDLREIYLRHKGEKIISLHQSSKASTATIAVINKLLTEFEDLDIVHIDAQHLTGAYSVIVQQAGEALNRGMEYEELKEYILRTRANTRHLGVVYDLFYLHRTGRIGLAKAVMGTAMKIIALLGSSEQPGVLKSIGKVKNYTQANQRFIKMICEDMAANKGTALRAVLSVIGPHEKEAAHLKALLEEQDFKVHAEIHYTNHSNMPHAGPDFYDIGYTILQDDKEF
- a CDS encoding DAK2 domain-containing protein, which codes for MTSIDADLLKESFVKASHHLEKNHRILNNLNVFPVPDGDTGSNMSSSLKAAVSRLEEYNPATLSDIARIFCEELNNHSRGNSGFILARFFAGFFAELADAGENQNAISSAGLGDRFSQGSFLVNTSLFSPTEGTMITIIAAMSEYMRTVADVDIRTIFSGALSAARAALENTPRELPVLAKAGVIDSGALGFILLFDGFLSGLTGVEPVEEKEDDYRFPPEKPSASEEMNTISFRFCTEILVRTDQEIPPEDLRIFLRERGNSIALVNESELLKLHIHTNDPDEIIEYLSKFGVIEKTKIEDMQDQVNLFNKKAEATDNAVLVCVPGDGFTVIFRNLGAEYALSYDEKLPSAREISEALHRINNEHIIIITNNKNIIPAAIMARESCEKAVSILPTESVAKGIAAMYGFSENDTIAENARNMNDCLEFVQSFSLFESSMDSRFGDVDIRRGDFFSLSSGDILAVGPSREGVIQESFKHFDLALLSNISFFTGLSFDSSCMKNVLSFLIDQNESLEIETLFGGQSREDLIVSLE
- a CDS encoding NAD(P)/FAD-dependent oxidoreductase, with the translated sequence MQYDAIVVGAGLGGLCAAFELCRKGQKTLLLEQHNLPGGYASSFVRGRFEFEPSLHELPDLRSIKEASGVIRYLKDDADLDITFLSIPEAYRVILTDENVNVRMPFGRENLIDVIEKEVPGSRESVSNYMALCLEVQDSFAYLNNHQDDLNYLELLRKHGNFIRTGSYTAEEVADVLKVPRKARDILYAYWCYLGVPMDRMSFTLWAALLNSYIASGAVIPKDRSHEIASAFIQKIEALGGSVWFNSRVDKIEVDQNRIQSVKLASGEIIQTKNVICNTSPTRVFNTLISPVSSIPEMALKNVNSRIHGFSLVVVYLGLDIDYKTLGLEDYSYFIAPHMDTSRLYDTIHDIHSTELMQAAVCLNAANPDCSPPGTTILSMAAGQSADAWREVTPETYVQSKEVLADIMITQFEMATGVDLRSHIEEIEIATPQTFARYTDSYNGLVYGYEPEPWDAILPRALSLQEENYIQGLQFCGGYSYRSHGYGSSILSGRAAVERALSPKGAVS
- a CDS encoding iron-sulfur cluster-binding domain-containing protein, encoding MKVVIKNSLIDLLAFGKHIKLRKKIFNAASAHRLEQGYINTLSRTLHPARQDLIIESLLEESPDIKTFRLVPVTPGNRIASFRAGQYLVLSFEEEGMILNRPFSISSSPGESREGNYYDISIKRKDKVNDGFFSDAVFRNWIPGSSLSASGPQGAFYYEPLRDASQLVCIAGGSGITPFRSILTEELENHKELKATLFYGMIHLEDYAFAKHFETLAEKNPGRLTLVPVVQESPSSWQGYSGFIDAPLIRKELGAMTDGSHSFFLCGPPGLHQHMEKVLSDFSLRKKYFRRENYGEGTKHSLTQTDYQLNVFIRGLEVRISASSKETLLTSMERHGLEPPAFCRSGECGWCRSQLVSGEIAVDPGLTGLRMADRKFGWIHPCVSYPLSPITLRIPDNPHKYSS